A window of Proteus columbae contains these coding sequences:
- the dkgA gene encoding 2,5-didehydrogluconate reductase DkgA, producing MDKPKLIKLSDGNTIPQLGLGVWKADNHQVVNAIHHALDTGYRLFDTAAIYHNEEGVGKALKQVTVPREELFITTKLWNNDQTHARGAVLESLQRLQLDYIDLYLMHWPAPSRELYVEAWKQMIILQKEGLVKSIGVCNFKEEHLERIITETGVTPVINQIEIHPLMQQAPLRAWNTTHNIVTESWSPLAQGGEGVFNQPIIQKLAEKYHKTPAQIVLRWHLDSGLVVIPKSVTPSRIEENFHIFDFKLEKEEVAEMAALDQKKRLGPDPDIFVDI from the coding sequence ATGGATAAACCTAAACTGATCAAGCTATCTGATGGAAATACCATTCCACAACTTGGTCTTGGTGTTTGGAAAGCAGATAATCATCAAGTTGTTAACGCTATTCATCACGCACTTGATACAGGCTATCGCCTTTTTGATACGGCAGCGATTTATCATAATGAAGAAGGTGTGGGTAAAGCGTTAAAACAGGTCACTGTTCCTCGTGAGGAGCTTTTTATCACAACAAAATTATGGAACAACGATCAAACGCATGCTCGTGGTGCTGTCTTAGAAAGTCTCCAGCGTTTGCAACTTGATTATATTGATCTCTATTTAATGCATTGGCCTGCCCCCTCACGCGAGCTTTATGTTGAAGCGTGGAAACAGATGATTATTTTGCAAAAAGAAGGGTTAGTAAAAAGTATTGGTGTTTGTAATTTTAAAGAAGAACATCTTGAACGTATCATTACTGAAACAGGTGTAACCCCAGTTATTAATCAGATTGAAATTCACCCTTTAATGCAACAAGCGCCATTAAGAGCATGGAACACAACGCATAATATTGTGACCGAATCTTGGAGCCCTTTAGCACAAGGTGGTGAAGGTGTTTTCAACCAGCCCATTATTCAAAAACTTGCCGAAAAATATCATAAAACCCCAGCACAAATTGTTTTACGTTGGCACCTAGATAGTGGACTTGTGGTGATCCCTAAATCTGTTACGCCTTCTCGCATAGAAGAAAACTTCCATATTTTTGATTTTAAATTGGAGAAAGAGGAAGTTGCAGAAATGGCAGCACTTGATCAGAAAAAACGTTTAGGTCCTGATCCTGATATTTTTGTTGATATCTAA
- a CDS encoding iron-containing alcohol dehydrogenase: protein MQNFTYYSPTRLHFGQGQIEKLRSEIGKNERILLTYGGGSIKRNGVLDQIYTALPGYQIHEFSGIEPNPSYETLMKAVSYARYHGITHLLAVGGGSVIDGTKFIAAAIPYKGEPWEIVTSRGKVIENAIPLSCVLTLPATGTETNSFSVISRKQTMDKQSFASPHVYPHCAILDPTTTYSLPPRQTANGVVDAFIHILEQYLTYPVNARVQDEYAEGLLRILIDQGPKALTSPTDYDIRANIMWTASQALNGILGVGVPQDWATHALGHELTALHGLDHAQTLAIVLPALLNEKRQAKYEKLIQYAQKVWGINQGSDAFKIETAINETRKFFELMGLRTRLTDFKITEEDIPALVRKLEEHGQTALGEHQDITLEVSQRIYTAAL, encoded by the coding sequence ATGCAAAACTTTACTTATTACTCCCCCACTCGCCTTCATTTTGGTCAAGGGCAAATAGAAAAACTACGTTCTGAAATCGGAAAAAATGAAAGAATTTTGCTGACTTATGGTGGTGGCAGTATTAAACGCAACGGCGTTCTAGATCAAATCTATACGGCACTCCCTGGTTATCAAATTCATGAATTTAGTGGTATTGAACCCAATCCTTCTTATGAAACATTAATGAAAGCCGTTTCTTATGCCAGATATCATGGTATTACGCATTTATTAGCAGTAGGGGGCGGGTCAGTTATTGATGGCACAAAATTTATTGCAGCCGCGATACCTTATAAAGGTGAACCTTGGGAAATCGTTACCAGTCGCGGTAAAGTCATCGAAAATGCAATACCTTTAAGCTGTGTATTAACACTTCCAGCAACGGGAACAGAAACCAACAGTTTTTCTGTTATCAGCAGAAAACAGACCATGGATAAACAAAGCTTTGCTAGCCCTCATGTTTACCCTCATTGCGCTATTTTAGATCCAACAACCACTTATTCTCTGCCACCAAGACAAACCGCAAACGGTGTTGTTGACGCTTTTATTCATATATTAGAGCAATATCTCACTTATCCGGTGAATGCTCGTGTACAAGATGAGTATGCAGAAGGTCTTTTACGGATTTTAATTGATCAAGGACCAAAAGCGCTGACATCACCTACAGACTATGATATCCGTGCTAATATAATGTGGACAGCATCACAAGCCCTTAATGGTATCCTTGGTGTTGGTGTTCCTCAAGATTGGGCTACACATGCATTAGGCCACGAACTCACGGCATTACACGGGCTTGATCATGCACAAACTCTCGCCATCGTTTTACCTGCCCTATTAAATGAAAAACGGCAGGCTAAATATGAGAAGTTAATCCAATATGCACAAAAAGTTTGGGGTATAAACCAAGGTTCTGACGCTTTTAAAATTGAAACTGCGATTAATGAAACTCGAAAATTCTTTGAATTAATGGGACTTAGAACTCGACTAACTGATTTCAAAATCACTGAAGAAGATATTCCAGCTTTAGTGCGAAAATTGGAAGAGCACGGACAAACCGCACTAGGCGAGCATCAAGATATCACATTAGAAGTCAGTCAACGTATTTATACAGCGGCACTCTAA
- a CDS encoding class I SAM-dependent methyltransferase — protein sequence MENHYLTLNQEHWDKQAAMENQWSKPVSDEEIIAAKQGNWKVHLTPHPVKKEWLADIKGKKILCLASAGGQQAPILAAAGGIVTVFDLSEGQLSKDHQLAQKHQLDLVTVQGDMADLTAFADESFDIIFHPISNLYVADVNPVWQECYRVLKKGGVLMASFYNPVVFIDDRDPQLRSQGLIRPTYRLPYSDQGSLPSEILQEKVAKGDGLVFGHSLTDLIGGQLKAGFLLQDFVEDFAPHARFLVDSYIPTFIASKAIKL from the coding sequence ATGGAAAATCATTATTTAACATTAAACCAAGAACATTGGGATAAACAAGCCGCAATGGAAAATCAGTGGTCTAAACCTGTAAGTGATGAAGAAATTATCGCGGCAAAACAAGGAAACTGGAAAGTCCATTTAACACCTCATCCGGTTAAAAAAGAGTGGTTAGCAGATATTAAAGGTAAAAAAATACTCTGTTTAGCTTCTGCCGGTGGGCAACAAGCGCCTATTTTAGCTGCTGCTGGTGGCATTGTGACGGTATTTGATTTATCAGAAGGTCAATTAAGCAAAGACCATCAATTGGCACAAAAGCATCAGTTAGATTTGGTCACAGTACAAGGTGATATGGCGGATTTAACCGCATTTGCTGATGAAAGTTTTGATATTATTTTTCATCCTATTTCAAACTTATATGTAGCGGATGTTAATCCCGTTTGGCAAGAGTGCTACCGTGTTTTGAAAAAAGGCGGTGTCTTGATGGCGAGTTTTTATAATCCCGTTGTTTTTATTGATGATAGAGATCCGCAATTGCGCTCACAGGGATTAATAAGACCGACTTACCGATTACCATATAGCGATCAAGGTTCACTACCTTCGGAGATCCTGCAAGAAAAAGTCGCAAAAGGTGATGGACTTGTATTTGGTCATTCTTTAACTGACCTTATTGGTGGGCAGCTAAAAGCGGGTTTCTTATTACAAGATTTTGTTGAAGATTTTGCCCCTCATGCTCGTTTTCTCGTTGATAGTTATATTCCAACGTTTATTGCGTCAAAAGCCATTAAGCTTTAA
- a CDS encoding DedA family protein: protein MGTLKEIIHALMQHDYMVLANPNVLWVIYIVLFVIIMLENGVLPAAFLPGDTLLILCGALIAKGVLHFFPTIIILGAAASIGSWLGFLQGRWLSDTKIVKRWMAQLPEQYHHKANDLFHRQGLYALLLGRFIGFVRTLLPTLAGLSELQQRRFQIFNWLSGFLWVGIIVSLGYVLNLIPFIQKHETLVMNILMTLPVLLLSAGLIGSIVMYIRHRKNSTSNK, encoded by the coding sequence ATGGGTACATTAAAAGAGATCATTCACGCGCTAATGCAACACGATTATATGGTGTTAGCTAATCCAAATGTGCTGTGGGTTATCTATATTGTTCTTTTTGTTATTATTATGCTGGAAAACGGGGTATTACCCGCCGCATTTTTACCAGGAGATACACTGCTTATTCTTTGCGGTGCCTTAATTGCAAAAGGTGTTTTACACTTTTTCCCGACTATCATTATATTAGGCGCTGCCGCGAGTATTGGGAGTTGGCTCGGATTTTTACAGGGCCGCTGGCTAAGTGATACAAAAATAGTTAAACGTTGGATGGCTCAATTACCAGAGCAATATCATCATAAGGCAAATGATCTCTTCCATCGCCAAGGGTTATACGCGCTATTACTGGGTCGTTTTATTGGGTTCGTGCGTACATTATTACCGACGCTGGCTGGCTTATCAGAATTACAACAACGTCGCTTTCAAATATTTAACTGGTTAAGTGGTTTCTTATGGGTGGGGATTATTGTTTCTTTAGGCTATGTACTAAATCTTATTCCTTTTATTCAAAAGCATGAAACCTTAGTCATGAATATTTTGATGACATTACCTGTATTACTCTTAAGTGCAGGTTTAATTGGTTCGATTGTGATGTATATTCGCCATCGTAAAAATAGTACCAGTAATAAGTAA
- the metC gene encoding cystathionine beta-lyase, which yields MTLKKQETSLLLSGRAKKYSQGAVNPIIQRTSSVIFDSVAQKREATKKRAEGTLFYGRRGTTTHFALQEALTELEQGAGCALFPSGAAAITQSILAFIEQGAHILVTGSAYDPTQNFCDQILRKFSVTTTYFDPLIGKEISQLLLPETKIVFLESPGSITMEIQDLQGIVNSVRQYNPEIIIMIDNTWAAGLLLKPLTLGADISIQSATKYINGHSDGMLGFAVANERCWAQLRENTYLLGQCVDPDTAYMTTRGLRTLPVRMKQHEQSALEVARWLKQHPLVDNVYHPALVSCPGHEYFQRDFSGSNGLFSFSLRKILTTEEFALFLDNFSLFKMAFSWGGFESLILGYQPNDIKAMRQYETQPTFTGTLFRIHIGLENVDDLIEDLEQAFLRIS from the coding sequence ATGACGCTAAAAAAACAAGAAACCTCACTCCTCCTTTCTGGTCGAGCTAAAAAATATTCCCAAGGCGCAGTAAACCCAATTATACAACGAACATCATCCGTTATTTTTGATTCCGTTGCACAAAAACGTGAAGCAACGAAAAAACGAGCGGAAGGTACGCTTTTTTATGGCCGTCGAGGTACAACCACACATTTTGCCTTACAAGAAGCTTTAACGGAATTAGAGCAAGGTGCAGGCTGCGCATTATTTCCTTCAGGTGCAGCTGCGATTACGCAATCTATACTCGCATTTATTGAGCAAGGTGCTCATATTCTTGTTACAGGCTCTGCCTACGATCCAACTCAAAATTTTTGTGATCAGATCTTACGTAAATTCTCAGTGACAACGACTTATTTTGATCCTTTAATCGGCAAAGAGATCAGCCAATTGCTACTTCCTGAAACAAAAATCGTTTTTCTTGAATCTCCAGGATCAATCACGATGGAAATTCAAGATCTACAAGGAATAGTCAATTCAGTGCGCCAATATAACCCTGAAATCATTATTATGATTGATAACACTTGGGCGGCGGGATTACTGCTTAAACCACTAACATTGGGTGCTGACATTTCAATCCAATCTGCCACAAAATATATTAATGGTCACTCTGATGGCATGTTAGGTTTTGCTGTGGCTAATGAACGTTGCTGGGCGCAGTTACGTGAAAATACCTATTTATTAGGTCAATGTGTTGATCCTGATACTGCTTATATGACAACAAGAGGATTAAGAACATTACCTGTCAGGATGAAACAACACGAACAAAGTGCATTAGAAGTCGCTCGCTGGTTAAAACAACATCCTTTAGTTGATAATGTTTATCACCCTGCTTTAGTCTCTTGCCCAGGACATGAATATTTCCAACGTGATTTCTCTGGTAGCAATGGGTTGTTCTCTTTTAGTTTAAGGAAAATCCTAACCACTGAAGAATTTGCACTTTTCTTGGATAACTTCTCATTATTTAAGATGGCGTTTTCATGGGGAGGATTTGAATCTTTAATTTTGGGTTATCAACCTAATGATATTAAAGCGATGCGCCAATATGAAACTCAGCCAACATTTACGGGAACACTATTTCGCATTCATATTGGATTAGAAAATGTAGATGACCTTATTGAAGATCTAGAACAAGCCTTTTTACGTATTTCTTAA
- the exbB gene encoding tonB-system energizer ExbB, which produces MRNLTASILLAIGLTGSAFADTIPATPTEQPTTAAVSSTASTPGTATPTTATASTTSTTGNEVKAVGTETTKPEGENTPVTTAENSENVPSATENTPSEVQPEMVAGGGFAEDLSVMGMYRNADLVVKSVMIGLLLASIVTWALFFAKGSYLISLRRRLRNETAQLVEAKSLNDALAISKKFGNKSATADLFNDAELERTYSQESKVASGIKERVEMRMERRVAAIIRELGRGNGYLATIGAISPFIGLFGTVWGIMNSFIGIAHSQTTNLAVVAPGIAEALLATAIGLIAAIPAVIIYNIFARMIAGYRGEIGDIATGVVTLVSRDLDIENSKAR; this is translated from the coding sequence ATGCGTAATTTGACAGCTTCTATTCTATTGGCAATCGGTCTGACAGGCTCTGCTTTTGCGGATACGATTCCTGCCACACCAACTGAACAGCCAACTACTGCTGCCGTTTCTTCAACAGCTTCTACACCGGGAACAGCTACACCAACAACTGCTACTGCTTCAACGACTTCTACAACGGGTAATGAAGTGAAAGCAGTAGGTACTGAAACCACTAAGCCTGAAGGTGAAAATACACCTGTAACAACGGCTGAGAATTCAGAAAATGTACCTTCAGCGACAGAAAATACACCATCAGAAGTACAACCTGAAATGGTTGCTGGTGGTGGATTCGCTGAAGATTTATCTGTAATGGGCATGTACCGTAATGCAGACTTAGTCGTTAAAAGTGTCATGATTGGCTTATTGTTAGCCTCTATTGTTACTTGGGCACTATTTTTCGCGAAAGGAAGTTACTTGATCTCACTGCGTCGTCGCTTAAGAAATGAGACGGCTCAGTTAGTTGAAGCTAAATCACTTAACGATGCGTTAGCGATTAGCAAAAAATTTGGTAATAAGAGCGCAACCGCTGATCTCTTTAATGATGCAGAATTAGAGCGTACTTACTCTCAAGAAAGTAAAGTGGCATCAGGCATTAAAGAGCGTGTTGAAATGCGTATGGAACGTCGCGTTGCAGCAATTATTCGTGAATTAGGTCGCGGTAATGGTTACTTAGCCACAATCGGTGCAATTTCTCCCTTTATCGGCCTTTTCGGTACGGTTTGGGGGATCATGAATAGCTTCATCGGTATTGCACATTCTCAAACGACAAATCTTGCTGTTGTTGCACCAGGTATTGCAGAAGCGCTATTAGCAACCGCGATTGGTCTGATTGCGGCAATTCCAGCGGTTATTATCTATAACATTTTTGCTCGTATGATCGCAGGTTATCGTGGTGAAATTGGTGATATCGCAACAGGTGTGGTGACATTAGTCAGCCGTGATTTAGATATCGAAAACAGCAAAGCAAGGTAA
- the exbD gene encoding TonB system transport protein ExbD produces the protein MAMRLGDDSGDDNELHDINVTPFIDVMLVLLIIFMVAAPLATVDIKVNLPASSAKPQPRPEKPVYLTIKSDKQIFIGEEMVTHETMANVLDTMTQANKETTIFFQADKTVDYETLMSAMDSLRKAGYLKVGLVGMETVSTGG, from the coding sequence ATGGCAATGCGTCTTGGTGATGATTCAGGTGATGATAATGAATTGCATGATATCAATGTGACGCCTTTTATTGATGTCATGTTGGTTCTACTCATTATCTTTATGGTGGCGGCACCTTTAGCTACTGTTGATATAAAAGTAAATTTACCCGCTTCAAGTGCTAAACCACAACCTCGTCCTGAAAAGCCTGTTTATTTAACGATTAAGTCGGATAAACAAATTTTCATTGGTGAAGAGATGGTCACACATGAAACGATGGCGAATGTGTTAGATACCATGACACAAGCAAACAAAGAGACAACAATCTTTTTCCAAGCTGATAAAACGGTTGATTATGAAACGTTAATGTCGGCAATGGATTCGCTAAGAAAAGCGGGTTATCTCAAAGTTGGACTAGTGGGAATGGAAACCGTCTCTACGGGTGGTTAA
- the hybO gene encoding hydrogenase 2 small subunit, which translates to MALGNNVFSHHGINRRDFMKLCAALSATMGLSGKAAAEMSDAMASSERPPVIWIGAQECTGCTESLLRATHPTLENLVLDVIALEYHEVLSSAFGEQAEENKHNAMEKYKGKYVLVVDGSIPDKDGGVYCMVAGKPILEHIKEAAEGAAAIIAIGSCSAWGGVPATGGNPTGAKSLEAILPGKTVINIPGCPPNPHNFLATVAHIITFNKLPKLDSKNRPLFAYERLIHENCERRPHFDAGRFAKEFGDEGHRQGWCLYHLGCKGPETYGNCPTLEFCDVGGGIWPVGIGHPCYGCNEEGIGFTKGIFQLANVYQPTPKAQVPDVNAKEGGGVSYGAAGLLGAVVGAVAGVSVMAVRQLGRDKNATGASQEDKR; encoded by the coding sequence ATGGCCTTGGGGAATAATGTTTTTTCCCATCATGGTATTAACCGACGCGATTTTATGAAATTGTGTGCTGCGTTGTCAGCTACCATGGGATTAAGCGGCAAAGCTGCCGCAGAAATGTCAGATGCAATGGCATCATCTGAACGTCCACCCGTTATTTGGATTGGCGCTCAGGAGTGTACAGGGTGTACGGAGTCTTTATTACGTGCAACTCACCCGACTCTGGAAAACCTCGTTCTTGATGTTATCGCACTCGAATATCACGAAGTGCTTTCTTCGGCCTTTGGTGAACAGGCTGAAGAAAATAAACACAATGCGATGGAGAAATACAAAGGTAAGTACGTCCTCGTTGTCGACGGTTCAATCCCAGACAAAGATGGCGGTGTTTACTGTATGGTTGCAGGAAAACCAATTCTTGAGCATATCAAAGAAGCCGCTGAAGGGGCTGCTGCGATTATTGCTATTGGTTCATGTTCTGCATGGGGTGGTGTACCTGCTACTGGGGGTAACCCAACAGGCGCTAAATCACTGGAAGCTATTTTACCGGGTAAAACTGTTATCAATATTCCAGGGTGTCCACCAAACCCACATAACTTCTTAGCAACTGTTGCACATATTATTACTTTCAACAAATTGCCTAAGTTAGATAGCAAAAACAGACCGCTTTTTGCTTATGAGCGTTTAATTCACGAAAACTGTGAACGTCGCCCTCATTTTGATGCGGGTCGTTTTGCTAAAGAATTTGGTGATGAAGGTCATCGTCAAGGCTGGTGTTTATACCATTTAGGCTGTAAAGGCCCTGAAACTTATGGTAACTGCCCAACATTAGAATTCTGCGATGTCGGTGGTGGGATCTGGCCTGTCGGTATCGGTCACCCCTGCTATGGCTGTAACGAAGAAGGTATCGGCTTTACTAAAGGTATTTTCCAATTAGCGAACGTTTATCAGCCAACACCAAAAGCACAAGTACCTGATGTTAATGCAAAAGAAGGTGGTGGTGTTTCTTATGGTGCTGCTGGCTTACTGGGTGCTGTCGTGGGGGCAGTTGCAGGTGTTAGTGTGATGGCTGTGCGTCAATTAGGCCGTGACAAGAATGCCACAGGAGCCTCACAGGAGGATAAACGGTGA
- the hybA gene encoding hydrogenase 2 operon protein HybA, whose protein sequence is MNRRHFFKLASGGVLLAGMAPTASHAAAQNRPPIPGSLGMLYDSTLCVGCQACVTKCQEINHPEPMERGDTYANGDPIWSNNDKLSPYTNNIIQIWRDGTGENKDQLENGYAFIKKQCMHCVDANCVSVCPVSALTKDPKTGIVHYHADICTGCRYCMVGCPYNIPKYDYDDPFGKLYKCELCNQKGVERLDKGLLPGCVEVCPTGAVIFGTREELLEEAKRRLAKKAGEEYHYPRQTISGGDTYLHKIPEYQDHIYGEFEGGGTQVMVLSAVPFENLGMPEVAPLSTGARSEHIQHTLYKGMVLPIAALAGITYLVNRNSKKQEQEHHKEDNDVES, encoded by the coding sequence GTGAATAGGCGTCATTTCTTTAAGCTGGCATCAGGTGGGGTTCTCCTTGCGGGAATGGCACCCACTGCGAGTCATGCTGCGGCGCAGAACCGTCCCCCAATTCCTGGGTCTCTCGGTATGCTCTACGACTCTACACTGTGTGTAGGCTGTCAAGCATGTGTCACAAAATGTCAGGAAATTAATCACCCGGAGCCAATGGAGCGTGGTGATACTTACGCTAATGGTGATCCGATTTGGTCAAACAATGACAAATTAAGTCCTTACACAAATAACATTATTCAAATTTGGCGTGATGGTACTGGTGAAAATAAAGATCAACTGGAAAACGGTTATGCCTTTATTAAGAAACAATGTATGCATTGTGTTGATGCAAACTGCGTTTCTGTTTGTCCTGTTTCTGCGTTAACCAAAGATCCAAAAACCGGTATTGTCCATTATCACGCGGATATCTGTACAGGTTGTCGTTATTGTATGGTGGGATGCCCTTATAACATTCCAAAATACGATTATGATGATCCATTTGGTAAGCTCTATAAATGTGAGCTTTGTAACCAAAAAGGGGTTGAGCGCTTAGATAAAGGCTTATTACCAGGCTGTGTTGAAGTTTGTCCTACTGGTGCGGTTATTTTCGGTACACGTGAAGAGTTGTTGGAAGAAGCAAAACGTCGTTTAGCGAAAAAAGCGGGTGAAGAGTATCATTACCCACGTCAAACCATTAGTGGTGGCGATACTTATTTACATAAAATTCCTGAATATCAAGATCATATCTATGGTGAGTTTGAAGGTGGTGGTACGCAAGTCATGGTACTTTCTGCTGTTCCTTTCGAAAATTTAGGAATGCCAGAAGTGGCACCATTATCAACGGGTGCGCGTTCTGAACATATTCAACATACGCTTTACAAAGGCATGGTATTACCAATAGCAGCCCTCGCAGGGATCACCTATTTGGTTAACCGTAATAGTAAAAAACAAGAGCAGGAACACCACAAGGAGGATAACGATGTCGAGTCATGA
- the hybB gene encoding Ni/Fe-hydrogenase cytochrome b subunit, whose product MSSHDPRPLGGKLFTLAVRVFLPLAVLGFILIGKRLVLGLGDVSDLNGGYPWGIWIAFDLLIGTGFACGGWALAWAVYVFNKGEFHPLVRPALLASLFGYSLGGLSIAIDIGRYWNMPHFFMPQYFNVNSVLFETATCMTIYIMVMALEFLPALLERLGWKVSLKRLNKAMFFIIGLGALLPTMHQSSMGSLMISAGWKVHPLWQSYEMLPLFSLLTAFLLGFTIVIFEGSLLKASRTMNDDETPLFTKLTKVIEVLLIAFLVCRWGEIIWNGKLSYIGNGDMFSWLFIAESALLLLPLILMHLNNNRRSPKMLFVCAVFILIGAAMWRMNYSLVAYNPGNGYHYFPTASELLISIGFVAFEVTAYILIIRLLPVLPAQTDSNIQLKKAEVKS is encoded by the coding sequence ATGTCGAGTCATGATCCTCGTCCACTTGGCGGTAAGTTATTTACTCTAGCAGTAAGAGTATTTTTACCGCTTGCTGTGCTCGGTTTTATTCTTATTGGTAAGCGTTTGGTATTGGGTCTGGGCGATGTCTCTGATCTGAATGGGGGATATCCTTGGGGTATTTGGATTGCCTTTGACTTATTGATAGGGACAGGCTTTGCATGTGGTGGTTGGGCACTTGCATGGGCTGTTTATGTCTTTAATAAAGGGGAATTTCACCCATTAGTGCGACCTGCATTGTTAGCGAGCTTGTTCGGCTATTCATTAGGTGGTTTATCTATCGCCATTGATATCGGTCGTTATTGGAACATGCCTCACTTCTTTATGCCGCAATACTTCAACGTTAACTCAGTGTTGTTTGAAACAGCGACCTGTATGACCATCTATATTATGGTGATGGCATTAGAATTCTTACCTGCGTTATTAGAACGTTTAGGTTGGAAAGTGTCGTTGAAACGTCTTAATAAAGCGATGTTCTTTATTATTGGTCTTGGTGCTTTACTGCCAACCATGCACCAATCTTCAATGGGATCATTAATGATTTCAGCGGGTTGGAAAGTACATCCACTGTGGCAATCTTATGAGATGTTACCGCTATTTTCTCTGTTAACAGCCTTTCTCCTTGGTTTCACTATCGTTATTTTTGAAGGTTCGCTGTTAAAAGCAAGCCGCACCATGAACGATGATGAAACACCGCTATTTACCAAGTTAACCAAAGTGATTGAAGTGTTACTGATTGCTTTCTTGGTATGTCGCTGGGGCGAAATTATTTGGAACGGTAAACTGAGTTATATCGGAAATGGGGATATGTTCTCGTGGTTATTCATTGCTGAAAGTGCATTATTGTTACTTCCTCTTATTTTGATGCATTTAAATAATAACCGCCGTAGTCCAAAAATGTTGTTTGTCTGCGCTGTATTTATCTTAATTGGCGCAGCAATGTGGCGTATGAACTACTCTTTAGTTGCTTACAATCCAGGCAATGGTTACCACTATTTCCCAACAGCAAGTGAATTGCTGATTTCTATTGGTTTCGTTGCATTTGAAGTAACAGCTTACATTCTTATTATCCGTTTACTGCCGGTCTTACCTGCACAAACAGACTCAAATATACAATTAAAAAAGGCTGAGGTTAAATCATGA